The following proteins are encoded in a genomic region of Arachis stenosperma cultivar V10309 chromosome 4, arast.V10309.gnm1.PFL2, whole genome shotgun sequence:
- the LOC130973147 gene encoding enhancer of mRNA-decapping protein 4-like: protein MASSPGNPNQQQQSNHFDLQKLFKGTTPPTPNPPSSSSSSNLNSSPSFPAPSPSTPPPSSYPTPSSSYPPPTGTYPYHHQFPHFLPPYPNLQHFQQQQQQQQQEHPFVLHHQQQQQQQQQLPQMISPQRPIFQQQQSSSSPSPSPSSPSPHVPTSPNSGARLMAMLGTQNPQSNQEQSVMNQSPSSIASTSQSSASASAPPIPMVSDFLMPGTSNHPAAVLLPSSGSQPPQALPAGVVSPQGSTPMRMLSSKLPKGRHLIGENVVYDIDVRLPGEVQPQLEVTPITKYASDPGLVLGRQIAVNRSYICYGLKLGAIRVLNINTALRYLLRGHTQRVTDMAFFAEDLHLLASASTDGRIFVWKINEGPDEEDKPQITGKVITAIQITGESDSVHPRVCWHPHKQEILMVAIGNRILKIDTMKAGKGETFSAEEPLKCSIDKLIDGVQLVGKHDGNVTELSMCQWMKSRLASASADGTVKIWEERKSTPLAVIRPHDGKPVNSVTFLTAPHRPDHIILITAGPLNQEVKIWVSDNEEGWLLPSDSESWNCIQTLDIRSSYETNPEDAFFNQVVALPRAGLFLLANAKKNTIYAVHIEYGANPTATRMDYIAEFTVTMPILSLTGTSDMLPDGEHIVQVYCVQTQAIQQYALNLSQCLPPPLDNVEVEKTESNLSRGVDALDASANMETANVPQVNPSSSESAPVVSAPVSLPSSDISGLPEASTSDPETKENDLSSNNGFDHINASAPPLPLSPRLSHKLSGLKGSSNNLETISTSADHSFEQPNSDPSAERRIESEKDNTADVPASGDSSLKNDRAVQNDVSAVSNAPTAFKHPTHLVTPSEIFSKATLSSENSLTSQGMNVKDVAAHSDTENLEVEVKVVGEAGLNQENTEYDRDRDSYTNVAERKEKLFYSQASDLGIQMARDSYNIEGVRPADSIKTIDAPDQSRSSIEEEVHEASKDVSANDGESETVTATSQSPAPAMKSKKQKGKGSQVSGTSSANPSPFNPMDSSNDQSGNSGGSSIEAALPQLSAMQDMLSQLLGMHKELQKQMNVTVSIPVTKEGRRLEGSLGRSMEKVVKSNTDALWARLQEEHAKQEKLERERTQQITNLISNFVNKDMAAVLEKIVKKEISSIGPTVTRSISQIIEKAVSSAVAESFQKGVGDKALNQLEKSVTSKLEATVARQIQAQFQTSGKQALQEALRGSLEASIIPAFEMSCKAMFEQIDASFQNGLAKHTAAIQQQYDTTHSPLAITLRDTINSASSITRTLSGQLAEGQRKLLAMAGNSTASADPFVTQISSGLHEVVAEDPTKELSRLVSEGKFEEAFTGALHRSDVSIVSWLCSQVDLTAILSMVPLPLSQGVLLSLLQQLSCDLGTDTPRKVSWMTDVAASINPTDPRIAAHARRILDQVSRTLNHHRNLSTTSPSEASSMRLLMHVINSVLLSCK from the exons ATGGCTTCTTCACCTGGGAATCCAAATCAACAGCAGCAAAGTAACCATTTTGATTTGCAGAAACTATTCAAAGGAACAACACCACCAACCCCAaatcctccttcttcttcttcttcttcaaacttGAACTCTTCACCATCATTCCCAGCTCCTTCACCTTCAACACCACCTCCTTCTTCATACCCTacaccttcttcttcttatccTCCACCCACTGGCACATACCCTTATCACCACCAatttcctcactttcttcctcCTTATCCAAATCTCCAACACTTCCAACAACAGCAACAGCAACAGCAACAAGAACACCCTTTTGTTCTTCACCatcagcagcagcagcagcagcagcagcagcttCCTCAAATGATTTCTCCTCAAAGACCAATTTTTCAGCAGCAACAATCTTCATCATCACCTTCACCTTCTCCTTCATCACCATCACCACATGTTCCTACATCTCCTAATAGTGGTGCTCGCCTTATGGCCATGTTAGGCACCCAAAACCCTCAATCCAATCAAGAACAATCAGTTATGAATCAATCACCATCATCAATAGCATCAACATCACAGTCTTCTGCATCAGCATCAGCACCACCAATTCCTATGGTTTCTGATTTCTTAATGCCTGGCACTTCAAACCACCCTGCTGCAGTGTTGTTGCCCTCATCCGGGTCACAGCCGCCGCAGGCTTTGCCGGCCGGTGTGGTGAGCCCTCAGGGCAGCACCCCAATGAGGATGCTGAGCAGTAAACTCCCAAAGGGGAGACATTTGATTGGAGAGAATGTTGTTTATGACATTGATGTTAGGTTGCCAGGGGAAGTGCAGCCTCAGCTTGAGGTCACTCCCATCACTAAGTATGCCTCTGATCCTGGCCTTGTTCTCGGCCGCCAAATCGCCGTGAATAGGTCTTACATATGCTATGGACTCAAGCTTGGTGCCATCAGAGTCCTTAATATTAATACTGCATTGAGATATTTGCTTCGGGGTCATACTCAG AGAGTAACAGACATGGCTTTCTTTGCTGAGGATCTACACCTGTTGGCCAG CGCAAGCACTGATGGGAGAATTTTTGTTTGGAAGATTAATGAGGGTCCCGATGAGGAAGACAAACCTCAAATTACTGGTAAAGTGATCACAGCCATTCAAATAACAGGGGAGAGTGACTCAGTTCATCCACGAGTATGCTGGCATCCTCACAAACAA GAGATTTTAATGGTTGCTATTGGAAACCGTATCCTCAAAATTGACACTATGAAAGCCGGAAAAGGTGAAACTTTTTCTGCAGAAGAGCCTCTCAAATGTTCAATTGATAAGTTGATTGATGGGGTGCAGCTTGTTGGTAAGCATGACGGCAATGTCACTGAGTTGTCAATGTGCCAATGGATGAAGAGTCGGTTAGCTTCAGCATCGGCAGATGGCACG GTGAAGATATGGGAAGAACGTAAGTCAACAccacttgctgttataagaccaCATGATGGTAAACCGGTTAATTCCGTGACATTCTTGACTGCCCCTCACCGCCCTGATCACATCATTCTTATCACAGCG GGCCCACTAAATCAGGAAGTGAAGATATGGGTGTCTGACAACGAGGAAGGCTGGTTATTGCCTAGTGATTCCGAGTCATGGAATTGTATTCAAACTTTGGATATAAGAAGTTCTTATGAAACTAACCCTGAGGATGCATTCTTTAATCAAGTTGTAGCACTGCCGCGAGCTGGTTTGTTTCTGCTAGCAAATGCCAAGAAAAATACAATATATGCTGTACATATAGAGTATGGAGCGAATCCAACTGCTACTCGTATGGATTACATTGCTGAATTCACGGTCACAATGCCTATACTAAGTCTTACAGGAACTAGTGACATGTTACCTGATGGTGAGCATATTGTACAGGTGTATTGTGTCCAAACTCAAGCTATACAACAATATGCGCTCAATTTGTCACAATGCTTGCCTCCGCCATTGGATAATGTTGAAGTTGAGAAAACAGAATCTAATCTATCACGTGGTGTTGATGCTTTGGATGCGTCTGCTAATATGGAAACTGCAAATGTGCCACAAGTTAATCCTAGCAGCTCTGAAAGTGCTCCTGTTGTAAGTGCTCCTGTAAGCTTGCCTTCTTCAGATATTTCTGGTCTGCCTGAAGCATCTACTTCAGATCCCgaaaccaaggaaaatgatTTGTCTTCTAATAATGGCTTTGATCATATTAATGCTTCGGCACCTCCACTTCCTCTGAGCCCAAGATTGTCCCATAAGTTATCAGGTTTGAAAGGTTCATCAAATAATTTAGAAACTATTTCAACCAGTGCAGATCACAGTTTTGAGCAGCCAAATTCCGATCCTTCGGCTGAACGGAGAATAGAGTCTGAGAAAGATAATACGGCTGATGTGCCTGCGTCGGGTGACAGTTCTTTGAAGAATGATAGAGCCGTACAAAATGATGTCTCTGCGGTTTCTAATGCCCCAACAGCATTTAAACACCCGACTCATCTGGTAACCCCATCTGAGATATTCTCGAAAGCTACATTATCTTCTGAGAATTCACTAACTTCCCAAGGGATGAATGTGAAGGATGTTGCTGCCCATAGCGACACAGAAAACCTTGAAGTAGAGGTTAAAGTGGTAGGTGAGGCTGGTTTAAATCAAGAAAATACTGAATATGACAGAGACAGAGATTCTTACACCAATGTTGCCGAGAGGAAAGAGAAGTTATTCTACTCTCAAGCGTCTGATTTGGGCATTCAGATGGCCAGAGATTCATATAACATTGAGGGAGTACGTCCAGCTGATAGTATTAAGACGATTGATGCACCTGATCAAAGCCGTAGCTCTATTGAGGAAGAAGTTCATGAAGCGAGTAAGGATGTATCTGCAAATGATGGTGAATCAGAAACTGTGACTGCTACTTCACAATCTCCAGCACCTGCCATGAAAAGTAAAAAACAAAAAGGCAAAGGTTCTCAAGTGTCTGGTACATCATCTGCTAACCCCAGCCCTTTCAACCCGATGGATTCATCAAATGATCAAAGTGGCAATTCAGGAGGCTCATCCATTGAAGCAGCTCTACCACAGTTATCCGCTATGCAGGATATGCTGAGCCAG TTATTAGGCATGCATAAGGAATTGCAAAAGCAGATGAATGTGACGGTTTCCATCCCAGTTACGAAGGAAGGCAGAAGATTAGAAGGATCCTTGGGCCGGAGCATGGAGAAAGTTGTCAAGTCCAACACGGATGCCTTGTGGGCTCGCTTGCAAGAAGAACATGCAAAGCAAGAGAAGTTAGAGAGAGAACGTACACAGCAGATAACAAACTTGATCTCCAATTTTGTGAACAAGGATATGGCAGCTGTATTGGAGAAAATCGTTAAGAAGGAAATATCCTCAATTGGGCCAACTGTCACTCGTTCAATTAGTCAAATTATAGAGAAAGCAGTATCATCAGCTGTCGCAGAGTCATTCCAG AAGGGGGTGGGAGACAAGGCATTGAATCAACTAGAAAAATCAGTTACTTCAAAACTTGAAGCTACAGTAGCTAGGCAGATACAAGCACAATTTCAAACTTCTGGCAAGCAAGCTCTTCAA GAAGCACTTAGGGGTAGTTTGGAAGCTTCAATTATTCCAGCATTTGAGATGTCTTGCAAAGCCATGTTTGAGCAAATTGATGCCTCATTTCAGAATGGTCTTGCAAAGCACACAGCCGCTATTCAGCAGCAGTATGATACTACTCATTCTCCTCTAGCCATAACTTTGAGG GATACAATTAATTCAGCGTCATCAATCACTCGCACTTTGAGCGGGCAATTGGCCGAGGGCCAGCGGAAACTGCTAGCAATGGCAGGTAACTCCACGGCATCTGCGGACCCCTTTGTAACGCAAATCAGCAGCGGTTTACATGAGGTGGTG GCTGAGGATCCTACCAAGGAACTATCAAGGCTGGTGAGTGAGGGCAAATTCGAGGAAGCATTTACCGGAGCGCTTCATAGAAGTGATGTTTCAATCGTTTCCTGGTTATGTTCTCAG GTTGATTTAACTGCAATCTTGTCAATGGTACCACTGCCATTAAGCCAAGGAGTACTTCTGTCCCTACTGCAGCAACTATCCTGTGACCTGGGAACCGATACACCAAGAAAAGTGTCCTGGATGACAGATGTGGCTGCATCTATAAACCCTACCGATCCAAGGATCGCAGCACATGCCCGGCGGATATTGGATCAAGTGTCCCGGACGCTAAACCACCACCGAAATTTGTCAACGACCTCCCCTTCGGAAGCAAGCTCGATGCGCCTTCTAATGCATGTCATAAATTCTGTGTTATTGAGCTGTAAATGA
- the LOC130974541 gene encoding uncharacterized protein LOC130974541, giving the protein MGQDHRRLDSKVIAQHIFTIVKADPTSSIRVLQEGVENHFDYKVSYRKVLGYNLSHNLGLVQSTLSCFIGFFGGTLLMAIVQDGNANIFPIAFVIVEGETKEALSFFLLYLWQHVTLQPDVLVISDRHKLIDTALNAERSLWKPPHAFQACRTRHIAANFMTHFKNKDLKKFLVNVAYSKSQWEFAHYFGRLRGENVAIINWLEEIPRSHWTQYADEGRRFGHMMTNISECINAVMKGSRNLPITALVKSSYFCLGKLFARKSLEALTQLQFDRSRTTFTIEELTAVPGSRQQNYQVLLDEGKYDCGYFQTLHVPCRHILAACSHARLDWKRSEFRPIGHEDDCSSYDGAWIQPNPKMMRVKRVRPVNSMIRNNMDDVEHNGEKKCELCRQVVHMRRTCTALDGGGALSSRR; this is encoded by the exons ATGGGCCAAGACCATCGTAGGTTAGATTCAAAGGTGATTGCTCAACACATATTCACAATAGTCAAAGCAGATCCAACAAGTAGCATCAGGGTTCTGCAAGAAGGTGTGGAGAATCACTTCGATTACAAGGTGTCCTACAGAAAG GTACTTGGGTACAACTTGTCACATAACCTTGGCCTGGTTCAGTCGACACTGTCATGTTTCATTGGGTTTTTTGG AGGCACGTTACTGATGGCCATTGTTCAAGATGGCAATGCAAATATTTTTCCAATTGCATTTGTCATTGTTGAGGGGGAGACGAAGGAGGCTTTGTCGTTCTTTCTTTTGTATTTGTGGCAGCATGTGACACTACAACCCGACGTCTTAGTGATTTCAGATAGACACAAATTAATTGATACTGCGTTGAACGCCGAGAGAAGTTTATGGAAACCACCTCATGCCTTCCAGGCATGTCGTACAAGACACATTGCTGCCAACTTCATGACTCACTTCAAAAACAAGGACTTGAAGAAGTTTCTGGTTAACGTAGCGTATTCGAAGTCGCAGTGGGAGTTCGCTCATTATTTTGGCCGTCTGAGGGGCGAGAATGTAGCAATCATAAACTGGCTTGAAGAAATACCTCGATCACATTGGACGCAGTATGCGGATGAGGGTCGTCGGTTTGGTCACATGATGACAAACATCTCAGAGTGCATTAATGCTGTCATGAAGGGTTCTCGTAATTTGCCCATCACGGCTCTTGTTAAGTCAAGTTATTTCTGTTTGGGTAAACTTTTTGCTAGGAAAAGTTTAGAGGCCCTTACCCAGCTTCAA TTTGATCGGTCGAGGACTACGTTCACGATTGAAGAGTTAACGGCAGTGCCTGGGTCCAGGCAACAGAATTACCAAGTGCTACTTGATGAGGGTAAGTATGATTGTGGGTATTTTCAAACTCTTCATGTTCCTTGCCGTCACATTCTTGCAGCTTGCTCTCATGCACGACTTGATTGGAAGCG ATCCGAGTTTCGACCCATAGGTCATGAGGATGATTGTTCATCCTATGACGGGGCCTGGATTCAGCCCAACCCTAAGATGATGAGAGTGAAGCGAGTTCGTCCTGTCAACTCCATGATTCGTAACAACATGGATGATGTTGAGCATAACGGGGAGAAGAAGTGCGAATTGTGTCGTCAAGTCGTTCACATGCGTAGGACTTGTACCGCTCTTGATGGTGGAGGGGCATTGTCTAGTCGACGTTAG